A stretch of the Rosa rugosa chromosome 5, drRosRugo1.1, whole genome shotgun sequence genome encodes the following:
- the LOC133708990 gene encoding uncharacterized protein LOC133708990 encodes MAMQIGLSRVLLIAGAGYTSSILVRNGKFSDVIAELQALLNGSGEQSEGDSDKIASQMYNRLLDEIRSARQTVVLNANGGGQGNLTSLIVPAATLGAVGYGYMWWKGLKFSDLMYVTKRNMTAAVTNLTKSLDTVKEAVVNTKKHLTQRIQNLDDKVLEQNDLSKSIKNDVAGVQHSLTDLDFNLSQLQSLVSGLDWKICSLEEKQDFANMGVAYLCNFVSGKKVEMPGALQKQLKNSDNARGGRLLSYSEPSIMGLKEIADTVSARLNSDGIVQDDIPKLEEPPRNLLRSVSTKC; translated from the exons ATGGCTATGCAAATTGGTCTTAGCAGGGTCCTTCTCATAGCTGGAGCAG GTTACACTAGCTCCATCCTCGTTAGGAACGGCAAATTCTCCGACGTGATCGCTGAGCTTCAG GCTTTGTTGAATGGATCAGGAGAGCAATCAGAAGGTGATTCTGATAAGATTGCATCGCAG ATGTATAACCGATTGCTGGATGAGATACGCTCTGCACGACAAACAGTTGTACTGAATGCTAATGGGGGTGGCCAAG GTAACTTGACATCACTTATAGTGCCAGCTGCTACCTTGGGGGCAGTGGGTTACGGTTACATGTGGTGGAAG GGTCTTAAATTCTCGGATCTCATGTATGTGACAAAGCGTAATATGACTGCTGCTGTTACAAACTTGACAAAAAGTCTGGATACTGTAAAAGAAGCTGTTGTC AACACGAAGAAGCACCTGACACAGAGAATCCAGAATTTGGATGATAAAGTGCTGGAACAAAATGATCTCTCAAAGTCAATTAAGAATGAT GTTGCTGGAGTTCAACATTCTCTCACTGATCTGGACTTTAACTTGAGTCAACTGCAGAGCTTGGTCTCTGGTCTG GATTGGAAGATATGTTCTCTTGAAGAAAAGCAG GATTTCGCAAATATGGGTGTTGCTTACCTTTGCAACTTTGTTAGCGGGAAAAAAGTTGAAATGCCTGGAGCTCTTCAG AAGCAGCTTAAAAATTCTGATAATGCACGGGGTGGCCGATTACTCTCATATTCAGAACCAAGCATAATG GGGCTTAAAGAAATTGCGGATACTGTGTCCGCCCGTTTGAATAGTGATGGTATCGTGCAAGATGATATTCCCAAGTTGGAAGAGCCTCCAAGGAACCTGCTAAG GTCGGTGTCAACCAAGTGTTGA
- the LOC133708989 gene encoding uncharacterized protein LOC133708989 encodes MSSLCSLGLAPQWSHKSSSFLFLFKFKRRTLTFVPRVTSSSSSSSSNGDDSVSASKPKQLGYDLSEDLFGLEGNLKPRNASLGARKPSSWFGPNGQYIRELPCPSCRGRGYTPCTECGIERSRSDCSQCLGKGIMTCRQCMGDCVIWEESIDERPWEKARSISPLKVKEDDEVDNLEIKLDVKRKSKRVYQSPPPEVGLKISRSLKSLNAKTGLFSKRMKIIHRDPRLHAQRVAAIKKAKGTAAARKHTSETLKAFFSDPENRRRRSISMQGIKFYCRNCGREGHRRHYCPELKASLMNRQFICGVCGEKGHNRRTCPTLSRPKSTVRRPHHCRICDQRGHNRTTCPKVIGPKFIDVKNGFHSSVSRRTYKCKLCKENGHNSRTCPTHNRNVHPSKIGHQSEEGNQ; translated from the exons ATGTCGTCGTTGTGTTCGTTAGGGCTTGCGCCGCAGTGGAGTCATAAGAGCTCGAGCTTCTTGTTCTTATTCAAATTCAAGAGAAGGACTTTAACCTTCGTCCCCAGagtcacttcttcttcttcttcttcttcttcaaacggCGACGACTCTGTTTCGGCGTCAAAGCCAAAGCAG TTGGGCTATGATCTTTCTGAGGACCTATTCGGGCTTGAGGGTAATCTGAAGCCAAG GAATGCTAGTTTGGGTGCGCGAAAACCAAGCTCTTGGTTCGGTCCAAATGGTCAGTATATCAGAGAGCTACCATGCCCAAGTTGCCGAGGGAGGGGATATACTCCTTGTACTGAGTGTGGTATAGAAAGGTCCAGATCAGACTGTTCACAGTGCCTTGGCAAG GGCATAATGACTTGTCGTCAGTGCATGGGAGATTGTGTCATATGGGAAGAGTCGATTGATGAACGGCCATGGGAAAAAGCTCGCTCAAT TTCTCCACTTAAAGTGAAGGAAGATGATGAAGTTGACAATTTGGAAATAAAACTGGATGTTAAGAGAAAGTCAAAGCGAGTATACCAGTCACCACCTCCTGAAGTTGGACTGAAGATTAGCCGCTCTCTGAAA AGTCTGAATGCCAAAACTGGTCTATTTAGTAAGAGAATGAAGATTATCCACCGTGATCCTAGGCTTCATGCTCAAAGAGTGGCAGCAATTAAG AAAGCCAAGGGAACTGCCGCAGCTAGAAAGCATACCTCTGAAACTTTAAAAGCTTTCTTTAGTGACCCAGAAAACCGTCGCAGAAGGAGCATTTCCATGCAGG GCATAAAATTTTACTGCAGAAACTGTGGGCGGGAGGGGCATAGGAGACACTACTGTCCAGAACTGAAGGCTAGTTTGATGAATAGGCAGTTCATCTGTGGCGTGTGTGGAGAAAAGGGTCATAACAGAAGAACCTGTCCAACGTTGAGCCGTCCCAAAAGCACTGTTAGAAGACCTCACCATTGCAGAATATGTGATCAAAGAGGCCACAATCGAACGACATGCCCCAAAGTGATTGGACCAAAGTTTATTGATGTAAAGAACGGGTTTCACAGTTCTGTAAGCCGAAGAACATACAAGTGCAAGTTGTGCAAAGAGAATGGGCATAATAGTAGGACATGTCCTACTCATAACAGAAATGTACATCCCTCAAAGATTGGTCATCAATCTGAGGAAGGAAATCAATGA
- the LOC133709840 gene encoding single-stranded DNA-binding protein WHY1, chloroplastic-like yields MLKLEYSLSSPVAVQNPNHSLPSKARVFSTNTFGFAPNSTSFGKRRLALKCRQSEYFEQQRLTPPTPPSTAASAAQSPSGATAVPARFYVGHSIYKGKAALTVEPKAPEFTALDSGAFKMSREGFVLLQFAPAAGVRVYDWSRKQVFSLSVTEIGSIVSLGARESCEFFHDPFKGKSEEGKVRKVLKVEPLPDGSGRFFNLSVQNKLINLDENIYIPVTRAEFAVLNSAFNYILPYLIGWHAYANSIKPEDMSRVNNATPRYGGDFEWSR; encoded by the exons ATGCTGAAGCTAGAGTACTCGCTATCTTCCCCGGTGGCGGTTCAAAACCCTAACCACTCCCTTCCGAGCAAAGCTAGGGTTTTCAGCACCAATACCTTTGGGTTCGCCCCCAATTCGACGTCGTTTGGGAAGAGACGACTCGCCTTGAAATGTCGTCAGTCTGAGTACTTCGAGCAGCAGAGGCTCACTCCCCCAACTCCCCCGAGCACCGCTGCTTCTGCTGCTCAGAGTCCCTCCGGAG CTACTGCGGTGCCGGCTAGGTTTTATGTGGGACACTCGATATACAAAGGAAAGGCGGCGCTCACCGTAGAGCCCAAAGCTCCAGAGTTTACGGCTTTAGAT TCGGGAGCATTCAAAATGTCGAGGGAAGGCTTTGTGCTACTTCAGTTTGCTCCTGCAGCAGGTGTGCGTGTGTATGATTGGAGCAGAAAGCAG GTATTTTCGCTATCAGTGACAGAAATTGGAAGCATAGTGAGCCTTGGTGCGAGGGAGTCCTGTGAATTTTTCCATGACCCCTTTAAGGGGAAAAG TGAGGAAGGCAAGGTCAGGAAGGTGTTGAAGGTGGAACCTCTTCCAGATGGATCTGGCCGTTTCTTTAACCTAA GTGTTCAAAACAAGCTTATCAACTTGGACGAGAACATTTATATTCCTGTCACCAGAGCAGAGTTTGCTGTTCTCAACTCTGCTTTCAAT TATATCTTGCCGTATCTTATAGGTTGGCATGCATATGCAAACTCTATAAAGCCAGAAGATATGAGCCGTGTGAATAACGCCACTCCGAGATATGGAGGAGACTTTGAATGGAGCCGGTAG